A DNA window from Anastrepha ludens isolate Willacy chromosome 6, idAnaLude1.1, whole genome shotgun sequence contains the following coding sequences:
- the LOC128866576 gene encoding proton-coupled folate transporter-like, with product MKMQSDEESLYDPEAADESTQVLDAAAGRVENSGGTPSTATAHSSRTSSNHSDDSTNKDDVTADSNNTTLNTTTRKRWFILEPAVFLVFLAMYLSGAVYQNQILYQTCVAIYKYNESDCQPLLGVSRETKEAQEIETRVQPYVARILMARSLLESIIPAFVSLFVGPWSDKFGRRPIIVATYTGYLTGCIILTVLAFIASKVVISPWLFLLSSVPSVLSGGTCALITGIYCYISDVAKEKARAVRMVMNEASLLAGMMAGNVLSGYVYAATNVVTVFGISALLMLLALLYVFIFVVESLRPDQIHTGSKVREFFRFDLVKDLVHTCFERRPSFDRAIIWLTMITLTIALFTMEGDSNVTYLFFRAKFEWTLKDYTLFNAARIVVQIIGSIFALILLRKVLKVSIVSMTMLSLACCVLESTVRATAMYWWELYLGMILGGMRGIMGPMARAILSHVAPPTEVGKIFAFTTSLESLSPLGAAPLYTTVYNMTLEFYPGIFNFISAGLYTLCFTLIAVIYGIQKSLGNTAAYQAIGS from the exons ATGAAAATGCAGTCAGACGAAGAGAGCTTGTATGACCCTGAAGCGGCTGATGAATCCACCCAGGTGCTAGATGCTGCTGCGGGCAGAGTGGAAAACAGTGGGGGGACACCGTCTACAGCAACAGCACATAGCAGTCGAACAAGCAGTAATCACAGTGACGATTCAACCAATAAAGACGATGTAACTGCTGACTCCAATAATACAACGCTCAATACAACAACTCGCAAACGCTGGTTTATCTTGGAGCCCGCGGTATTTCTGGTCTTTCTCGCTATGTACTTGTCGg ggGCGGTTTATCAGAACCAAATTTTATACCAGACTTGCGTAGCGATATACAAATACAATGAGAGCGACTGTCAGCCGCTTTTGGGTGTAAGCAGGGAAACGAAAGAAGCACAG GAAATCGAAACTCGCGTACAGCCATATGTCGCGCGTATTCTTATGGCTCGTTCGCTGTTGGAGAGCATCATTCCGGCATTTGTCAGTTTATTCGTCGGCCCGTGGTCAGATAAATTTGGACGTCGCCCCATCATAGTTGCCACCTATACGG GCTACCTCACTGGATGCATAATACTAACGGTTCTAGCTTTCATTGCGAGCAAAGTTGTAATTAGCCCTTGGCTATTTCTACTGTCTTCCGTGCCCTCGGTGCTTAGTGGTGGCACCTGCGCTCTTATCACTGGCATTTACTGCTACATATCAGATGTGGCCAAGGAGAAGGCGCGTGCAGTGCG CATGGTCATGAACGAAGCATCCCTTTTGGCCGGCATGATGGCTGGCAACGTGTTAAGTGGTTATGTGTACGCAGCCACAAATGTTGTAACAGTTTTTGGCATATCTGCGCTGTTGATGTTACTCGCCTTGCTTTATGTGTTCATATTTGTAGTGGAAAGTCTGCGGCCTGATCAAATACACACGGGC TCCAAAGTACGTGAGTTCTTCCGCTTTGATTTGGTGAAGGACTTAGTGCATACCTGCTTCGAACGACGACCGAGCTTTGATCGCGCCATTATTTGGCTAACAATGATTACGCTGACGATTGCATTGTTCACCATGG AGGGGGACAGTAATGTAACGTATCTATTTTTCCGAGCGAAATTTGAGTGGACCCTCAAGGACTATACGCTGTTCAATGCTGCGCGCATTGTTGTACAAATCATTGGGAGCATTTTCGCTCTAATTTTATTGCGAAAG GTTCTGAAAGTCTCGATTGTGTCCATGACAATGCTTTCCTTGGCTTGCTGTGTGCTGGAGAGCACAGTTCGTGCCACTGCCATGTATTGGTGGGAGCTGTATTTGGGCATGATACTCGGCGGCATGCGGGGCATAATGGGACCAATGGCGCGTGCCATACTGTCGCATGTGGCGCCGCCGACGGAAGTTG gaaaaatattcGCCTTCACCACTTCTTTGGAGTCGCTTTCACCGCTTGGCGCTGCGCCGCTCTACACGACCGTATACAACATGACGCTAGAATTTTATCCAgggatttttaatttcatcagtGCTGGGCTGTATACGCTTTGTTTTACGTTAATTGC CGTTATTTATGGCATTCAAAAATCGCTGGGCAATACCGCGGCATATCAAGCAATCGGTAGTTAA